A genomic region of Pelodiscus sinensis isolate JC-2024 chromosome 1, ASM4963464v1, whole genome shotgun sequence contains the following coding sequences:
- the LOC102444173 gene encoding olfactory receptor 51G2-like, with product MSAANDTKYDSGVFLLSGIPGQEDLHLWISIPFCFMYAISIVGNSVILFIVKTNPSLHEPMYIFLSMLAITDLGLSLATMPTLLGIFLFNFREISLNACFAQLFFIHSLECIESSMLLLMAFDRFIAICDPLRYTSILSLPRIPKMGLVCALSRLAVVFPLPLLLKRYQYCHTNVLSHSYCLHQDVMKLACSDIKINSIYGLFAKLLTMGLDSLFILLSYAMILNTVLSIVSRIQIFRALNTCVSHLCAVLLFYTPQIGLSVIHRFGKGSSPLLQILLGNMSLLVPPLMNPIVYSVKSKHLRARIIDVFSK from the coding sequence ATGTCAGCTGCCAATGACACCAAATATGACTCCGGAGTGTTCCTGCTTAGTGGGATACCAGGACAGGAAGACCTTCatctctggatctccatccccttctgcttcATGTATGCTATTTCAATTGTTGGAAATTCAGTCATTCTCTTCATTGTAAAAACAAatccaagcctccatgagcccatgtacattttcctttccatgttggccATCACAGATCTTGGCTTATCATTAGCCACCATGCCGACACTACTGGGCATATTCTTGTTTAATTTTAGGGAGATCAGCCTCAATGCCTGTTTTGCCCAGCTGTTCTTCATCCATTCTCTTGAATGTATTGAATCTTCCATGCTCCTGTTGATGGCCTTTGACCGCTTCATCGCAATCTGTGACCCGCTGAGATATACTTCCATCTTATCCCTACCGAGAATACCCAAGATGGGGCTGGTGTGTGCATTAAGTAGGCTGGCTGTAGTCTTCCCACTCCCCTTGCTCCTGAAACGGTACCAATACTGTCATACCAATGTCTTGTCCCATTCCTATTGCCTGCATCAGGATGTCATGAAGTTGGCTTGTTCGGACATCAAAATCAATAGTATCTACGGCTTGTTTGCTAAACTCCTAACAATGGGGCTCGATTCATTGTTCATCCTTCTGTCCTATGCGATGATCCTCAACACAGTGCTGAGTATTGTGTCCCGTATACAGATCTTCAGGGCTCTGAACACCTgcgtctcccacctctgtgccgTCCTACTCTTCTACACACCACAGATTGGCTTATCTGTGATACACAGATTCGGGAAGGGCTCTTCTCCCTTGCTTCAGATTCTTCTGGGCAACATGTCCTTGCTGGTCCCACCCCTGATGAACCCAATTGTGTACAGCGTGAAAAGCAAACACCTGCGTGCCAGGATAATCGATGTATTTAGCAAGTGA
- the LOC102444415 gene encoding olfactory receptor 51G2-like: MMSASNDTKHHSAVFFLTGIPGQENVHLWISIPFCFMYLISIVGNSVILFIIKTDSSLHEPMYIFLSMLALTDLGLSITTMPTILGIYLFNSKEISLNACFAQLFFIHTLSLIESSMLLLMAFDRFVAICIPLRYASILTLPRVARMGLVLALRSVVLVFPVPFLLTRFQYCRDNVLSYSYCLHQDVMKFACSDITVNSIYGLSVKLLTVGLDALLIFLSYVMILKTVLSIASGRESLRALNTCVSHLCAVLIFYTPEIGLSVIHRFGSSSSHLLQILLGYVYLLVPPLMNPIVYSVKSKHLRARVIRVFVK; the protein is encoded by the coding sequence ATGATGTCAGCTTCCAATGACACCAAACACCATTCTGCAGTTTTCTTCCTCACTGGGATACCAGGGCAGGAAAACGTGCATCTCTGGATCTCTATCCCCTTCTGCTTCATGTATCTGATTTCAATAGTAGGCAATTCAGTCATTCtgttcattataaaaacagactcgagcctccatgagcccatgtacattttcctttccatgttggccCTCACAGACCTTGGCTTATCAATAACCACCATGCCGACGATACTGGGCATATATTTGTTTAATTCTAAGGAGATCAGCCTCAATGCCTGTTTTGCCCAGCTGTTCTTCATCCACACACTTTCATTAATTGAAtcttccatgctgctgctgatGGCTTTTGATCGCTTTGTTGCCATCTGCATCCCACTGAGATACGCTTCTATCTTAACCCTGCCGAGAGTAGCCAGGATGGGGCTGGTGTTAGCGCTGAGATCGGTGGTCCTAGTattcccagtcccctttctcctgacacGATTCCAATACTGTCGAGACAATGTTCTCTCCTATTCCTACTGCCTACACCAGGACGTCATGAAATTTGCTTGTTCGGACATCACCGTCAACAGCATCTATGGCTTGTCGGTTAAACTATTAACAGTGGGGTTGGATGCTCTGCTCATTTTCCTCTCTTATGTGATGATTCTCAAAACGGTGCTGAGCATCGCGTCTGGCAGGGAGAGCCTCCgggccctgaacacctgcgtCTCCCACCTCTGCGCTGTCCTGATCTTCTATACCCCAGAGATTGGTTTGTCTGTGATACACAGATTCGGGAGTAGCTCTTCCCACTTGCTTCAGATTCTCCTTGGATATGTCTACCTACTCGTCCCACCCCTGATGAACCCGATCGTGTACAGCGTGAAAAGCAAACACCTGCGTGCGAGGGTTATCAGGGTGTTCGTTAAATGA
- the LOC102444647 gene encoding olfactory receptor 51G2-like → MSAANDTKFNSAVFFFTGIPGPEYFHLWISILFCLIYVISIVGNSVILFVIKTDPSLHEPMYIFLSMLSLTDLGLSIATIPTTLGRYLFNSREISLNACFAQLFFIHSLSYIESSVLLLMAFDRFVAICYPLRYASILTLPRIVKMGLVFVLRSVSLILPLPFLLKRFQYCRANVLSHSYCLHQEVMKMACSDITVNSIYGLSIKLLTVGLDSVFIFLSYVMIFKTVLSIASRSESLRALNTCISHLCAVLLFYVPEIGLSVIHRFGNSSSLLLQVLLGYVYLLVPSLMNVKSKHLRERILRVLGK, encoded by the coding sequence ATGTCAGCTGCCAATGACACCAAATTCAACTCTGCAGTGTTCTTTTTTACCGGGATACCTGGGCCTGAATATTTCCATCTCTGGATCTCTATCCTCTTCTGCTTAATATATGTTATTTCTATAGTAGGAAATTCAGTCATTCTGTTTGTTATAAAAACAGACCCAAGCCTCCAcgagcccatgtacattttcctttccatgttgtctctcacagaccttggcttATCGATAGCCACAATACCGACAACTCTGGGTAGATATTTGTTTAACTCTAGGGAGATCAGCCTCAATGCCTGTTTTGCCCAGCTGTTCTTTATCCACTCGCTTTCATACATTGAATCCTCCGTGCTCTTGCTGATGGCCTTTGACCGCTTTGTTGCAATCTGCTACCCACTGAGATACGCTTCCATCTTAACTCTGCCAAGAATAGTCAAGATGGGACTAGTGTTTGTGCTAAGATCTGTGTCCCTAATattgcccctcccctttctcctgaaacGATTCCAATACTGTCGAGCTAAtgtcctctcccattcctacTGCTTGCACCAGGAGGTCATGAAGATGGCATGCTCAGACATCACAGTGAACAGTATCTATGGCTTGTCTATTAAACTCTTAACAGTGGGGTTGGACTCCGTGTTCATCTTCCTCTCCTATGTGATGATCTTCAAAACTGTGCTGAGCATCGCGTCCCGTTCAGAGAGCCTCCGGGCCCTGAACACCTGCATCTCCCACCTCTGCGCCGTCCTGCTCTTCTACGTACCCGAGATTGGCTTGTCTGTGATCCACAGATTCGGGAACAGCTCTTCTCTCTTGCTTCAGgttctcctgggctacgtctacctGCTGGTCCCATCCCTGATGAATGTGAAAAGCAAACACCTCCGAGAGAGGATACTCAGGGTGTTAGGCAAGTGA
- the LOC102444878 gene encoding LOW QUALITY PROTEIN: olfactory receptor 51G2-like (The sequence of the model RefSeq protein was modified relative to this genomic sequence to represent the inferred CDS: inserted 1 base in 1 codon) produces the protein MSAVNDTKFNYTVFLLTGIPGQEHVHFWIAIPFCLMYTISIVGNSFIVFMVKTDPSLYEPMYILLSVLVITDLGLSLATMPTILGIFLFNSREISLDACFAQLFFIHTFAKIESSVLLLMAFDRYVAICNPLRYTSILTLPRIAKMGFVFLLRGVAIIFPLPLLLKWFRYCRTNVLSHSYCLHQEVMKLAXNSAYGLFITVSTVGLDSLLILLSYVMILKTVLTVTSRTESLRALNTCVSHICAVLLFYIPEVGLPVVHRFGKGSSPLLQIVLGYIYLLVPPLFNPIVYSMKCKHLRVRIKRVLFK, from the exons ATGTCAGCTGTCAATGACACCAAATTCAATTATACCGTGTTCCTTCTCACGGGGATACCTGGCCAGGAGCACGTCCATTTCTGGATCGCTATCCCCTTCTGCTTAATGTACACTATTTCGATCGTAGGAAATTCATTCATCGTATTCATGGTAAAAACAGACCCAAGCCTCtatgagcccatgtacattttgCTTTCTGTATTGGTCATCACAGACCTTGGCTTGTCGCTAGCCACCATGCCGACGATACTGGGCATATTCTTGTTTAACTCCCGGGAGATCAGCCTCGATGCCTGTTTTGCCCAGCTGTTCTTCATCCACACGTTTGCAAAAATTGAATCCTCAGTGCTCCTGTTGATGGCCTTTGACCGCTATGTTgcaatctgtaacccactgagATATACTTCCATCTTAACCCTGCCCAGGATAGCCAAGATGGGATTCGTTTTTTTGTTAAGAGGGGTAGCCATCATATTCCCTCTGCCCTTGCTCCTGAAATGGTTCCGATACTGTCGAACCAAtgtcctctcccattcctacTGCCTGCACCAGGAAGTCATGAAGTTGG TCAATAGTGCCTACGGCTTGTTTATTACAGTCTCCACGGTGGGGTTGGACTCTCTGCTCATCCTCTTATCTTATgtgatgatcctcaaaacagtGCTAACGGTCACATCTCGCACAGAGAGCCTCCgggccctgaacacctgcgtCTCCCACATTTGTGCCGTCCTGCTCTTCTACATACCAGAGGTTGGCTTGCCTGTGGTCCACAGGTTTGGGAAGGGCTCTTCTCCTTTGCTTCAAATTGTCCTGGGTTATATCTACCTCCTGGTTCCACCTTTGTTTAATCCAATTGTGTACAGCATGAAATGCAAACACCTTCGTGTGAGGATAAAGAGGGTGTTGTTCAAGTGA